In Chroogloeocystis siderophila 5.2 s.c.1, the DNA window CCATTTCCTTTCAATCCGTCAGCGTACTTTTACCACAAACAACTGCATGAAAAAGTGGGATTGTACGAGGTTGATGAACATTATGCTATGGATGTAGATTTTCTGCTGAAAGCAGTACAAGCAGCGAATGTTCAGTATATTAACGAAACTTGGGGTAATTATCGCCAGATCGCCGGAACAAAAACTGTAAACGATATTAACAGTGGTCAAAACGCGATCCGTCTTGAGCAACTCATGCAAAAATATCAGCAACAGCTTCCAGTGTACAAGCAATGGCTAATAGCTGTTAAACGCGAGTACTATAAAGCTGAAAAGCGACTAGAATATTTCTCAAAAAATCCCAACGAAATTTTACCGCGAATTGGCAAAAGATTAGGAATCCGACCATCTTAAATACCTTAGTTGCACAGCTAGATATCCCATGAATGCTGACAACCAGCTTCCGTTAGTAAGTATCATCATTAACAACTATAACTATAGTCGTTACTTAAAAGAAGCCATCGACAGCGCGCTTCATCAAACTTATCCTCATGTAGAAGTTATCGTTGTCGATGATGGTTCAATAGACGAATCGCCAACCGTTATTCAGCAATACGGCGATCGCATTATTCCAATATTAAAAAAAAATGGAGGGCAGGCATCAGCTTTTAACGCTGGGTTTGCAGCATCGCAAGGAGATATCATTTTTTTCTTAGATTCAGATGATGTCTTCTCGGTAAATAAGGTACAAGAAATTTGCAATTTTCTCTGCAAAAAAATGGTAGAAAACCCTTACGTGATGGTCTACCACTTATTAGAATGCATTGACACGAAAGGAATTTCTTTAGGACACAAAGTACCTAGTTCACCTTATAACGTACCAGCAAATTTATATAGCTACACTTGTCAATACAGATTTTTTCCGTACGCAGCTTCTCCTACAAGTGGAATTGCTATGAGTAGAATGCTAGCCCAGAAAATATTTCCAATTCCTGAACAAGGCGTACTCACTTCTGCTGATGAATTTGTTGTGAGACCAGCTTTACTTATAGGAGAAGTTTATGGAGTTGATCAAGTATTAGCTAAGTATCGGCTTCATGATGCGAATAATTGGTATGGAAAACCAAAAGTTAAGAATAAAGAGTTTATTGCCATAATTGAGTCTTTTTTAAATTCAAAGCTGAAAGAAAACAATAAGAAGCCCGTTGTTTCTTACTTTGAGTCTATGGATGCGAGGAATTACTATCTACTCAATGGTTCAAGGAAAGACTTATTAATGTTACTCCGCAAAATTCCAAGTTGGGGAATTAATAAAAAAACAATCAAGTTTGGTTTGAAGACAATTTTATTGGCTATCAACTTAAGCTTCAAGAAAGGCGCAGAAACATGAACGAAGCGAATTTTCAACCTTTAGTTAGTGTAATAATTAATAATTACAACTATGGTCGCTTTTTGTCTGAAGCAATAGATAGTGTTTTAAATCAAACTTACCCCGATATTGAAATCATTGTAGTAGATGACGGTTCAACCGATAATTCACCCGAAGTCATTGCACGTTATCAAGATAAAGTCATTCCTGTTCTCAAACAAAATGGTGGACAAGCATCAGCTTTTAACGCAGGGTTTAAAGCCACTCATGGTGAAATTATATGTATGCTGGATGCTGATGATGTATTCGTTCCAGAGAAAGTTACAGAAATCGTAAACATCTTCAATCAGTATCCAGATATTGGTTGGTGCTTTCATCGCTTGCGCTTTGTAGACGCCAAGACTGGAGAATACATCAGATTAAGCCGCGAAAGTGGGACACGAAAATGTGACTTTAGAGCGCAGCTGCAAAACAATGGTAGGCTACCATTTTATGCTCCAGCAACTTCAGGATTGTGTTTTGGGCGATCCCTTCTACAGCAAATCTTGCCAATGCCCGAAGTTATTAGAATTACAAGTGATAACTATTTAAAAATTGCAGCAGCCGCTTTGAGTTCAGGCTTTTTCTTAGACGAGCAACTAGCCTTTTTAAGGTTACATGGTGGTAATAATTATACCGACAAACCCAACAAACTACATTTAGTTTCCAAAGTCGCCATTCTTACAGCAGACAATTTATACAGCAAGTGGCCATTTTTAGCTAAGTACACAAATAAGCTATTCTCACGTGGACTTGGACTCTTCTGGAGAATAGGAGGATTAGAAACAGAGATCCAACAAGTAGTTAACAAATATATTTCTAATGTTTCACTCAAAGAAAAAATTAATATAAATGCACGAGCTATCTATCATTTTATCAAAGCATATTAGCTATCACTAATATGCTTCAAAATGCTAATGTAACGCAAAATTCGGCTCAAGTGCATAACTATTTAACATATCAGGAGGTCGATTTTGAAAATTGAAACCACCAAAGTTATAGACAAACTAGAGTGGCTATTTGCTTTTTTCGTTTTGCAACTAGCTTCAGGAAGTTTAATCAGAAATATATTTTTAACTGGTGTTCAAGATCGCACTGAGGGACTTGCAACAGATCATCCTATCATGCAGGCAATTTGGCTGAGCATTTATGTTGTTTCATTAGTTTTAGTTTTAGCGAGACCTCGGGAATTAATTCTTGTTCTTAAAAGAGAGAAACTTCTAATACTATTAGTAGGACTTGCCCTGTTTTCTTATTACTGGTCTGCACTTCCTGCAATTACAATTCGTCGTGCTTTCGCTTTAGCTGGGACAACTCTGTTTGGAATTTACATCGTTACTCGCTACA includes these proteins:
- a CDS encoding glycosyltransferase family 2 protein, with protein sequence MNADNQLPLVSIIINNYNYSRYLKEAIDSALHQTYPHVEVIVVDDGSIDESPTVIQQYGDRIIPILKKNGGQASAFNAGFAASQGDIIFFLDSDDVFSVNKVQEICNFLCKKMVENPYVMVYHLLECIDTKGISLGHKVPSSPYNVPANLYSYTCQYRFFPYAASPTSGIAMSRMLAQKIFPIPEQGVLTSADEFVVRPALLIGEVYGVDQVLAKYRLHDANNWYGKPKVKNKEFIAIIESFLNSKLKENNKKPVVSYFESMDARNYYLLNGSRKDLLMLLRKIPSWGINKKTIKFGLKTILLAINLSFKKGAET
- a CDS encoding glycosyltransferase family 2 protein — protein: MNEANFQPLVSVIINNYNYGRFLSEAIDSVLNQTYPDIEIIVVDDGSTDNSPEVIARYQDKVIPVLKQNGGQASAFNAGFKATHGEIICMLDADDVFVPEKVTEIVNIFNQYPDIGWCFHRLRFVDAKTGEYIRLSRESGTRKCDFRAQLQNNGRLPFYAPATSGLCFGRSLLQQILPMPEVIRITSDNYLKIAAAALSSGFFLDEQLAFLRLHGGNNYTDKPNKLHLVSKVAILTADNLYSKWPFLAKYTNKLFSRGLGLFWRIGGLETEIQQVVNKYISNVSLKEKININARAIYHFIKAY